CCGTGTACGAATATACGCGACGCCCCGACGACGATTCCTTtcctttccttccttcttcttcctccgcaccTTCCCCGTCCCGTttccccccttctctctctctctctctctctctctctctctctctctctctctcttcctggttCTTTCCGTGCGGATCAATCCAGCCATCCGTCCGACCAGAGCTGCGGCggcgatggagatggagatggaggtgCCGCCGGCGCAGGCGGACTGCGACGGCGCCCGGCGCCGGCTCCAGGACTACCTGCTCGCGCTCGAGGAAGAGCGCCGCAAGATCCACGTCTTCCAGCGCGAGCTCCCcctctgcctcgacctcgtcacccaGAGTACGTCCGCCTTCGCCATCAGCTCGACGTTGGCTAGCTCGATCTAATTAAGGAGTACGTAGGCGCGCGTATGTGTGTGTGATCCTGTGATATGTCTGCAGCAATCGAGGGGATGAAGAGCCAGATGGGCGGCGCCGCCAGCGAGGAGACGGTAAGCGACCACGGCGGGCCCGTGCTCGAGGAGTTCATCCCGCTCAAGCCCAGCCTGTCCTTGTCCTCTTCCGACGACGAGACCAGCAACCACCACGCCGCGGCGCCGGTCTCAAACGCTAAGGCCGAgacgccgccgcccacgccggagACCAAGAAGGCGATGCCCGACTGGCTCCAGTCCGCGCAGCTTTCGACCTGGAGCGAGCCCCAGCAATCATCATCTCTTCAAAAGGTAGCTAAAATCTAAATACAGATTGCTGTGTTTCTCTTTATTTCTAGTACTTTATCAAaagataaatcccgaacgttcgatTTTTAAGCTTGCTAATCCGAACTtttttcatggcaactttagttaagGCGCGATGTTGACAAACATGATAATTTTTTGACAAAAATTGAAACGAAGTTGCCATGTGttaacaactaaagttgccacctcGCAGCAACTAAAATTGGAATCCATCAAAAAACGTTGCGGATGACATGCTTAAATTCAGAACGTTTTGCTGATGCATCTCCCGATGAACTCTACCAGGTGCTGCCATGCAGACCGGTGGCGCTGAACGCCACCAGGACCGGGGGAGCGTTCCACCCCTTCGAGAAGGAGAAGCAGCCCGAGCCTGAGCTGCCGGCCTCGTCAACCACGGCACCGGCAAGCTCGGCGTTGGTCGGAGACAGCGGCGACAAGGCCACCAGCGACACTGAGGTGCACGACAAGGACAGCAAGGATGTCACTGAGAAAGACACAGACAAAGACAAAGAGGGGCATTCGCAGCCTAACCGGAAGCCACGGCGGTGCTGGGCGCCGGAGCTCCACCGACGGTTCCTGCAAGCACTGCAGCAGCTGGGCGGGTCCCACGGTTGGTTCCCTTTGGTTATTTTGCGATATCCTACCAGCTCACAAACACGAAACACCTCATCAAAAATCGAAGTTGCTTAACAAAATTTAATTGGTGCCGTACACACAGTGGCGACACCGAAGCAGATCCGGGAGCTGATGAAGGTTGACGGCCTCACCAACGACGAGGTCAAGAGCCATTTGCAGGTCAGTGCTTCTTGATGAGACAGAGAGGAGCCATGCCCTAGTTAACCCGGCACATCATCTTGCTTAGTGCTGTTAATTAGACATGGAGTCTGAGCTCACATTTGTTGCATTGGGTTTCAGAAGTATCGTCTGCACACGTCAAGGCGGCCGAGCTCCACGGCCCAGAGCGGCGCCACCGCCGCAACTCAGCCCGCGCCGCAGTTCTTCGTGGTGGGCAGCTGCATCTGGGTTCCCCAGCAGGAGtatgccgctgctgccgccgccgccgcggcagcAGCAGATGCAACCAATGTTGCTCCCGGAAGCGCGAACCAAGTATACGCTCGGACGGCGACGCTACCATCAGGGTTGAAGCCACACTTAGAAAAGCAGTCGAGTAGGCAGTCGGAAGGCCCGAGGAGCGGCGACACGGGCGGCGTTAACTCGGACACGGACAACCCAGctatgtcgtcgtcgtcgtcgcaaaCCACATCTGCAGGGCATCCTTAGTGAATAACCTTGGGAGTTGGGATGATCTACTTACATAGCTCGGAGAAATACAGAGTCTAT
This region of Triticum aestivum cultivar Chinese Spring chromosome 2D, IWGSC CS RefSeq v2.1, whole genome shotgun sequence genomic DNA includes:
- the LOC123048758 gene encoding transcription factor NIGT1, with the protein product MEMEMEVPPAQADCDGARRRLQDYLLALEEERRKIHVFQRELPLCLDLVTQTIEGMKSQMGGAASEETVSDHGGPVLEEFIPLKPSLSLSSSDDETSNHHAAAPVSNAKAETPPPTPETKKAMPDWLQSAQLSTWSEPQQSSSLQKVLPCRPVALNATRTGGAFHPFEKEKQPEPELPASSTTAPASSALVGDSGDKATSDTEVHDKDSKDVTEKDTDKDKEGHSQPNRKPRRCWAPELHRRFLQALQQLGGSHVATPKQIRELMKVDGLTNDEVKSHLQKYRLHTSRRPSSTAQSGATAATQPAPQFFVVGSCIWVPQQEYAAAAAAAAAAADATNVAPGSANQVYARTATLPSGLKPHLEKQSSRQSEGPRSGDTGGVNSDTDNPAMSSSSSQTTSAGHP